The genomic window CTAAGAAGAGAGATCTGAAAAGGGGTAGATCCAATATCTTGAATCGAAGAGAATCGAAAATTGATAATGTTCCCTCTGAAGCTGCAAAAATATTTTGAGGTTTGAATTCGGGATCAAAAATAGAATCCAATCTATACCCACATGAATTCTTGCTGACATCAGGATAAAATGAAGCCAATTTATCATGAACAGAAATTAGGGGTGATAGAATTTTTTTTAATCTACTATCACAAATACCATTTTCAGCAAAACCTTCCTCTCCGTTTGGATAGATAATGTCAACATGATCCAAATATCTAAGTACACTTCCGTATCCCAAACCATGTGGTCCAGAAGAATTATTGGAAACCATCCCTCCAATGGTGCAATAATTACTACTTGCGGGATCAGGTGGTAGAAACTTGTTTTGTTTTTTTAATTCTTTATCCAAGACACCCTTAACTACACCAGGCTGAACGCTTACAGTGCCAAACTGAATATCTAAATCAAGAATCTTGTTCATGTATTTAGTAAAATCTAAAATTAATCCATTGGAAAGGCTTTGACCAAGTAAACTTGTGCCTGCACCACGACAAGCAACAGATAAACCATTTTTGCTAGCATAGTTCAAAGACGTTACTACATCCGCCTTATCTTTAGGGAAACATACTAATTCAGGGTAAATTTGATGATAGCTTGAATCTACAGAATAATAATCTCTAATCCAGGATTCATTAGAAATATCACCGCTATAGGAAAGCTTTAGTTCATCAAACGCGTTCATTGTTAACTCTATACTACCAAAGGATATAATATTTAACTATCAAGTTTAGAAAAGAACAAAGGATTGAAAAACTATTTTGTAATTACATGACTCAGATTCTCCAATATAAAGACTGTATGTTCCGCCTGAGATACAACTTTGTTATTACCCTCAACAAGAATAGGATAAGATCTAATATTCTTCTTCTTAATAAGATATTCCAACATTTCACGAGCTTTAGATTCAGCGAAATCATTCACTAGCCAACGTACCGCAAATGGAAGTGTCTTAAATCTATTCCATAAATATATGATGAATTCATCTGTGTCCTTATTTTTAGTAGGTTTTCTTGATACTAGTGAAAAAATATTTCTTATCTTACCCTCATAAACTATGCCTAGTCCATCTTTAGTTGTTACAAATGGTTCTATTGCGTAGGCCTGATTAGGCATTAGTGAAAATGAAGGTCCATAAGTCTTAATGTTAGGGATAGATTTTCCGGCATGTATGACATACTGTTCTAAAGAGTGTCCACTAAGATTTTGAATCGGTTTTAAACCATTATGTGTTATGGTATTCTCAATTGTTTTTCCAATTTCACTTGATTTAGTAGCACACTTTGCAATCTTGGTAGCTTCATGTAATGACAATTCTGCTATTTTTATTAGTTGATCATATTTTGAATCATATGAAATAGTAACTGCGGTATCTGCAACATAACCGTCGATATGTACACCTAAATCAATTTTAACAATGTCAGTATCTTTTATCACAATTTGATCGTCTGGTTCAGCAGTATAATGAGCAGCTATTTCATTCAAACTAATATTAACAGGAAAAGCAGGTTGACCACCGCGCTCATTTATTTCGCTCTCGATAGAATCACATATTTCATAAAGTGTCCTACCGACATGATTTTTTTTTCTAGCGTTTTCTCTAACTTGAGCAGCTATTTGACCTGCACGAATATAATTATCTAGAGACATAAATTAGAGATAATAACCCCCCACAATATAACAATAATGCAAATAATGATTTATATTAATTGAAACAAGATTAAAATTAGACAAAAAATTTCTCATTAGAAAGGGATCGTAGTCTAGCTTGGTAGGATGCCAGCCTTGGGCGCTGGAGGTCGTCGGTTCAAATCCGGCCGGTCCCATACTTAGTTAATAGGGAAAAAAAGAAAAAAATTATACTCTTCTACCTCTACGACCACCAGGTTTCCTAGTAGTATCATGAGGGACCGGTGTAACGTCATCTATTCTACCTATACGAAATC from Candidatus Nitrosocosmicus arcticus includes these protein-coding regions:
- a CDS encoding FAD-binding oxidoreductase, with the translated sequence MNAFDELKLSYSGDISNESWIRDYYSVDSSYHQIYPELVCFPKDKADVVTSLNYASKNGLSVACRGAGTSLLGQSLSNGLILDFTKYMNKILDLDIQFGTVSVQPGVVKGVLDKELKKQNKFLPPDPASSNYCTIGGMVSNNSSGPHGLGYGSVLRYLDHVDIIYPNGEEGFAENGICDSRLKKILSPLISVHDKLASFYPDVSKNSCGYRLDSIFDPEFKPQNIFAASEGTLSIFDSLRFKILDLPLFRSLFLVYFSDVLSACLYTKKILSTVPVAVELLDYSVMDSSIKLNTLNENGCLLFVEYFYQFRDKISNIHDLLKSNIYPDGTIVEHAHDIVSINNLWHSRKNALNMAIKNTLGNRKQFTIIEDTAVSIEHLHEYVIYLLSLYNKYDLQYVIYGHIGNGNLHTRPILDNHNNSDDQLHSKQARILENITYKIFKKIFEYRGTITAEHGDGISRTPFIKNVYNNFVYSYFSYLKKSFDPLNLLNPGKKIP
- the map gene encoding type II methionyl aminopeptidase, with the protein product MSLDNYIRAGQIAAQVRENARKKNHVGRTLYEICDSIESEINERGGQPAFPVNISLNEIAAHYTAEPDDQIVIKDTDIVKIDLGVHIDGYVADTAVTISYDSKYDQLIKIAELSLHEATKIAKCATKSSEIGKTIENTITHNGLKPIQNLSGHSLEQYVIHAGKSIPNIKTYGPSFSLMPNQAYAIEPFVTTKDGLGIVYEGKIRNIFSLVSRKPTKNKDTDEFIIYLWNRFKTLPFAVRWLVNDFAESKAREMLEYLIKKKNIRSYPILVEGNNKVVSQAEHTVFILENLSHVITK